The stretch of DNA taaatgaattggTAAGCTAGAAATCACCTACCTTAGCAGAATTATCCGAGCGACGTTAGATAggaaattatttttccatcccCCCAGTCTTTCTCTAACGCGTGCCACAAGCTCATCAAAATGATTGACCTTCAACCGTCTAGCTACCAAGAGAGCTCCCATGTACTTCACAGGGAAATGCCCTTTCGAGAAACCTGTCGAACGCATGAGTCCTCTCTGTCTGGCAACAgtgatatttttggaaaaaaagatCGATGACTTCTCTTGGCTCACCACTTGGCCCAACCACtcctcatatattttaaatgtgtcCCTGATTTTTTTGACAGATGATTGGCCTCCATTGGCAAAAACCACAACATCATCAGCATATAACAAATGTGATATTAAAGGGGCTCCTCGAGGGTGGTTAAAAGGCTTAATCTCAAACACTTTTTCAACAGTCTAGATAGTATCTATTCcaccaaaatatataaatatggtgACAAAGGGTCTCCCTGTCGTAAACCCCGATCACTAGGAAAAAAGCCTTTTGCTGTACCATTCATGACTATAGAGAACCAAGAGGTTGTAATGCACTGCCTGACTTGGCCACAGACCCCCAGAGAGAAACCGAAACACTTCAGCACATGTAACAAAAAAACCCAGTCAATGTtgtcatatgccttctccatataGACTTTGATAACCACGTTGCCTCCACGAACCCATTTATTCAACTGATGTACCATTTCTTGGGCCAAAGTGatgttctaaaaaatactcCTCCCTAGAAGGAAAGCACCCTGTTCTGGAGCCACAACTCTATTCAGTATTAGGGACATTCTTTTCACCAGAATTTTTGAGCAAACCTTATACACCACAGAACACAAACTGATCAGTCTAAACTTCTTAAAGCCGGGAAGATTGGGACTTTCGAGATTAATACTATGTAAGATGCTGAATAAAACCTTGGTAAAGGGGATCCCCAGAAAAATCCCAAACTGTAGTGACTACATCCAGCTCTACAATATCCCAGCACGACTGGTAAAAACCCAATCCAATCCATCAGGGCCCGGACTACTATCGATCTGGATCGAAAACATAGCCTCTTTTATCTCTTGGATTGAAGGAAGCTGCATTAGCAGCTGATTTTCCTATGGCAAAACATCAATATTCACCAAAAAGACAAATCCAAAAGGTAGCGCCTTGGTCTGGGGCTAAGGAAAACCTGGAAATATTCCATTGCTCCCAAGTGGATTCTTCCAGTGTTTTCAAAGTACGTCCATCTCTCACCCTCATTTCCTGTATCACTGGTTTTAACCTCGAAGCAAAGCACTTGAAGAACTGGCCTCAAGCTTCCCCTTTTTCCATCCAATTTATTTTCGCCTGTTGTGATACTCTAGTCTCTTACCACTGAACCCACACTGCCAACTCCTCTCTCGCAACCAGCAACTTTGCCTTTACCTCCTCAAAAAATTGTTGCTGAAGTTGGTGTTCCAATCTTTCTATGGTCAGCTCCAGGCTTTTGATCTGGTGTTCTGTTCTTCTAAATACCCGTGTATTCCATTCTTTGAGAGCCACTTTcaaccttttttgttttctagttAAACACAATAGACCAGCTTCTGTATGTTGTTCCTGCCAAACCTCTTTAACCATATCTCTGAATCCATCATGGGACATCCACATTTGTTGGAATGTAAATGAAGATGGACCATACCGAGATTCATTCGGTTTTAGCTCAATGACCATGGGCGTATGATTTGAAGATGTCCTTGGCAAATAGTTTAAAATAGCATTTGGTAAATTCTCAACTGCTATCGAGTTCATCAAACATCTGTCTAATTTTGACCAGCTTTTAGCCAAGCCAACCtggccattacaccaagaaaaattGCTACCATACGACTTCATATCTCGCAGGCCATAATGTTCAATAAAATCATTGAACTCCTCCATCGCAAGTCTCAAACGAGGACTTCGTCCTCATCGCTCGTCATCACTTCAGATGATGTTAAAATCACCTAGGCCTAACCAAAGAGCATCACTCGAAATATCCTACTGCAAGAACCCCCACAACTCCCGGCGTTCCAGATAATTGCATTTCGCATATACTACTGAAACAAACACCCTCTTATTCTCATATAGCAAGGAAATTGTGACATGTTAAGTGCTAGGATTCAGACCTAGACCTGTAaatcacccccccccccaaagtaGCCATATTTTCCCCCCGTTACTCTGATTAGAAAAACCATCTTCAAACTGCAGCATATTTTTTAGTACATGCATTTTGGACTCACTGGCAAATGACTCAGCCAACATGATAAAGGTTGGCTTCTTATTTTTCACTagcttttttaatcttcttttggACGTTCCCAGCCCACATATGTTccaaaagagaaaattacaCATCATAAATTCAAACGAGAGGGCTTGCTAGGAACCCTGTTAGAACTTATTATTGATATAACACTTGACTTTCTCCTTCAAACTTTGAATGTCACTATCTGATGGGCAATCCTTCAACTTTCCTAGATGTTCCGCAGCCTCACATTCGGTGTCAGATGAGAAACCACCCTGCATTTGCACTTCCAAGACCTCCTTCCCAAAATGTATCCCCTTCCCACATTCCGAATCACTCTCTGCCACATCCTCCACCTCCTCAAAAGTATTTGGCACAACAATGTTCATGCCATTAGCCAGTTCATCTTCTACAGATTTTTCCCCACCAACCTCCTTACCAAAGACCTATTCCACACCGACGTTACTCTCCACTTCCTCTAGGACCTCCTCTGTTCCATGAACCCGAAAAACTCCCTCCCCCTCCTCTGTACCCACCTTGTCCAGTATCTCTACTTTCCCTTCTTCATTGATATCTACCTCTCCCTCCTCTGAGTCCCAAGCCTTGTGTGGTTGTGCCTCCATATTTTGATTCACATCCATTTCTTTGGAGTTCTTGCATGGTCCCAGAAATTCAATAGCTAGCTGCCCATCTACTTCACGTGTCTTCAGAACCCATATTTTCGTCGACTTCtctccttcttcctttttttaggCATCTCATTCTTTCCATCATCCATTCATTTACATGTTTTTGCATTGTTGCCTTGtatattacatctaccacagtAAGCTGGTAAAGTTTTGTAAACAATCTCAATATATAAACTCGTCGATTTATGGGGTTTACAGTGTAGATCCCCTTAATAGGTTTTGAAGCCGTATCCATTTCAACACACACCCAAGCTCCATCCGTCCGGGTAGCAAATTTTGTTGAGTTGTCCCTGCACAAGAATTTTCCTATAGGGGCTATGATACTCTTCAAAAGGGATTTGTGGTAGAAATTTGGGGGTAAGCCCGGTAAAACCACCCACACTGGCACTCGGGATGGCTCCTTATCTTCATTAAATGCTGGGTGCCAGTGCAAACCATGGTAAGGAACTCTATCAATGTTTGTGACTTCCTTGGAGAGGGCTTTCAGAAAATCTACTTCATTGGATAGGcgaataaaaaaattctgtgGCCTGCGATGTCAGCCCCCACTGACTACGTATAAAGGAACGAATGGCGTCAAGAGTTGGGTGCTACGTTAGGAATTTTAGGACCATCAAGAATTTGAAAGGGGTTGCCGAACGATCGATTTCTTCCTTGGAAAAAATTGCACACACTTCACCATCAATCAGTTTTGCAAGTCTCAGCACAACATCAACCTCCAGGAGCGGTTGAGGGGTTTGTGCAACCATGTCTACAAAAGATTGTAGACGAGTAGCCGGCTCTAGGGAGCTAGTGGGGCCCACGACACTGGCTCCCTGGTGACGGTCATTGCGACGCACATCACAGAATTAGAAAACCCTAGCAGAGGAGAAAAAAGTCACGTGTATGACGAAAGCCACATATGGGGCAGTCTAATTTACTTTGATCTCTTTCATTTCAATTGAATATGAATAAATGGGTTTCTGTGGAACTTTCTTTTTGCTTTACAAACCTGATCTTTTTATCTTTGAAAAGTAAGGAAATCTCAATGTGCTCGATCTATATAAAGATTggttttttccttaatttgggTCGATCTTTTTTCTTCACATAGTCGTAACATGATTACTTATGGACTTTCtggtttttaatataaatatgcaTGGGATTGATTAATACTcttgtgttaaatattttaacatgaatattaataattggattttcaattttctacgATCcacgataataaaataataacagttaGAAAATGTACATCACTTTATTACAGTTTGATAAAGAATCTAACCTGACTATGAAAGAATGATCACTCTAATAAGTTTACCTCCGAGTGTCTCCTAATGTCTAAAGGCACAATGATATTGTAGGTGAGAACTCTTAATccctcagtactatttatagacttttaGCCAAGAAATTTAGAGACTTTGTGTCTCACTATGATTAGATATAgagttaattttatctcatttgagtagtatttttttcctaatcaagcTTGAAcataatatagaagaaaatatgaAGTCTAGTACACTCTTGAAAAGGAAGAACATTACAAACAGGGGGGGGGATCTTTACTATTATGAAAGTCCAGAACACATTCAGGTAACTTAATAAGGGGTATGCATCCAAACATTTTGTTTTTAGCAGCCCATTGCACCAAATTAAGCACCTATCGATTTTGATGTCGATGAATTTTTTGAGTGGACCATTCCTGGAAGGACTCCAACAAGGAGTTGATATCTGTGAGTACATTGAGAATGGACCAATCCGGAGAGGATGAGGGGCTTATCAAAGCATCTGTTATCACTTGACTTTCGTCTTCAATGATGATTTTTGGAATTTGTCTGATGGCAGCTTTTTCAATTGCTAAATTGGCTTCCATTGCTTCTCCAAAAGTTGGATTGGTAGATGCAACGTGTCTGGTGGCTGTGAAAATGAGTGCACCCTCATGTGATCTGCATATTGCAGCTACTATGGAATCCTCCTTTCTAACTGCTACATCATAGGAGAGGGAGAAATGTCCTTGAGGGGAAGGAGACCACTCTTAGGGGGGGAttgattttgtttctttgaactTCACATGAGAAGGTGTTCATTGTAGATCTTGACCACTGTTTTTGAGAAGatggggggggggagggggttgGCAGTGCTGCTTATGAATTATTTGATTTCATAGAAACCAAATAGAGTCCATAACAATAATGGCAAAAAGTTAGAAACTGTGGGTCAATTCTGGGTTTGAAATCTACAGCCTTGAGGGATTCAAGATGATTTTCAACCATTTAAAGAGAGGTTGTGCTGCTAATTGAGAAATGTTGAGGGGCCATGGGGAGAGTCTCTAAAGGATTTGAGTATGAGCACATATTAGAAAGAGATGGTCAAGGGTTTCAGATTC from Juglans microcarpa x Juglans regia isolate MS1-56 chromosome 3S, Jm3101_v1.0, whole genome shotgun sequence encodes:
- the LOC121258650 gene encoding uncharacterized protein LOC121258650: MEEFNDFIEHYGLRDMKSYGSNFSWCNGQVGLAKSWSKLDRCLMNSIAVENLPNAILNYLPRTSSNHTPMVIELKPNESRYGPSSFTFQQMWMSHDGFRDMVKEVWQEQHTEAGLLCLTRKQKRLKVALKEWNTRVFRRTEHQIKSLELTIERLEHQLQQQFFEEVKAKLLVAREELAVWVQWGSLRPVLQVLCFEVKTSDTGNEGERWTYFENTGRIHLGAMEYFQENQLLMQLPSIQEIKEAMFSIQIDSSPGPDGLDWVFTSRAGIL